From Oceanipulchritudo coccoides, the proteins below share one genomic window:
- a CDS encoding sulfatase-like hydrolase/transferase, whose product MKTTIPTILALACLISPATGTFAADSPPNIIIFMTDDQSPMDWEYSKFDLTSPAAWGYTGANVYSPTVDRLAAGGMVFDRAYASTSVCTPSRYTTLTGRYASRTKGKRFQQLHPSGSLTRVENIVELDPPDELNMPKILQQNGYKTGFVGKSHIVDHEILNHPERWSNYGLEEYDKDADPLDPETNAKMQHNHKWWRERIAPYGFDYVNSVYSGNLRELFNQKLNVHNIEWTTKAALDFIEQSEDGPFFLYYAPTLPHGPDPWVRDGQGRFKFSLHADENMTGEGYLPADYPFMPTREEILKIVHEKGFPEKTAYVTLIDAAVGALVEKLEALDMLDNTVIILTSDHGAWRYGKTTLYEGGIRVPLVVHWPEKVKAGSKYSHLVSNIDHAPTILGFAGAEIPTDYQMDGVDLTPVAEGKEEGPVHDSVFGEIGYSRGVLTEDGWKYIAIRYPKDVQRKIDNGKTFPTFRGMPMPGEQWKQVKTGQMPQPYLVRNGHLGFNSSKHNPNYFQMDQLYNINEDPREKNNLAEQNPEKLAEMKKLLSRYLKTFPDHPFGEFTE is encoded by the coding sequence ATGAAAACGACTATCCCCACAATTCTGGCCCTTGCCTGTCTTATCAGTCCTGCTACAGGAACTTTTGCCGCTGACTCCCCGCCGAACATCATCATTTTTATGACGGACGATCAAAGTCCAATGGATTGGGAGTACAGCAAGTTTGACCTGACTTCCCCCGCCGCATGGGGTTACACAGGAGCGAATGTTTACAGCCCGACTGTTGATCGACTGGCAGCCGGCGGAATGGTTTTTGACAGGGCCTACGCCTCAACAAGTGTCTGCACGCCTTCCCGTTACACAACCCTGACCGGTCGCTACGCTAGCCGGACAAAGGGTAAGAGGTTCCAACAACTTCATCCGTCTGGATCGCTCACTCGGGTGGAAAACATTGTTGAGCTGGATCCTCCGGATGAACTCAACATGCCGAAGATTCTGCAACAGAACGGCTATAAGACTGGATTTGTTGGCAAGTCGCACATTGTCGACCACGAGATTCTCAATCATCCGGAGCGCTGGTCAAATTACGGCTTGGAGGAATATGACAAGGATGCGGATCCATTGGATCCTGAAACAAACGCAAAAATGCAACACAACCACAAGTGGTGGCGTGAACGCATTGCCCCTTATGGATTTGATTATGTAAATAGTGTCTACTCAGGAAACCTGCGGGAGCTTTTCAACCAAAAGCTCAATGTCCACAACATCGAGTGGACCACCAAGGCCGCTCTGGACTTTATCGAGCAAAGTGAAGACGGGCCATTCTTCCTCTATTACGCACCGACTTTACCTCATGGGCCGGATCCATGGGTTCGGGATGGACAGGGCCGTTTTAAATTCTCTCTCCACGCCGACGAGAACATGACCGGAGAGGGTTATCTTCCGGCTGATTATCCATTCATGCCCACTCGTGAAGAAATCTTGAAGATTGTCCATGAGAAGGGATTTCCGGAAAAAACAGCCTATGTGACTTTGATTGATGCTGCTGTGGGCGCTCTTGTCGAGAAACTGGAGGCCTTGGACATGCTCGATAACACGGTTATTATCCTTACCTCTGACCACGGTGCCTGGCGCTATGGAAAGACCACTTTGTACGAGGGTGGAATACGTGTTCCCCTCGTGGTTCATTGGCCCGAGAAGGTGAAAGCGGGCTCTAAGTATAGTCATCTGGTGTCTAATATCGACCATGCTCCTACAATTCTTGGTTTTGCTGGTGCAGAGATTCCCACGGATTATCAAATGGACGGAGTCGATTTGACCCCGGTTGCCGAGGGCAAGGAAGAAGGCCCAGTGCATGATTCTGTTTTTGGTGAAATCGGTTACAGCCGCGGTGTCCTGACAGAAGACGGATGGAAGTACATTGCGATCCGCTACCCAAAAGATGTGCAGCGCAAGATCGACAATGGAAAAACATTCCCGACTTTCAGGGGTATGCCGATGCCCGGGGAACAATGGAAGCAGGTCAAGACTGGGCAGATGCCTCAGCCGTATCTCGTCCGTAACGGTCACCTTGGTTTTAATTCCTCGAAGCATAATCCGAATTACTTCCAAATGGATCAACTGTACAATATCAATGAGGATCCGCGGGAAAAGAACAATTTGGCGGAACAGAATCCAGAGAAGCTCGCGGAAATGAAGAAGTTATTGTCGCGTTACCTGAAGACATTCCCGGACCATCCATTTGGTGAGTTTACTGAATGA